The window CAACGGGTGGGCGATCAGCAGCGCACCGAACGCACCCCAGCCCAGCCCCACGCGGACCACATCGACGGGGGTGACCAGCTGCCTGATCGACGGTCGGCTCATGGTCGGCTCCTCGCCGGTCGGCCTCTCCCTGGACATGACGACTCCCTCATGAGTCAGTCGTCGTGTGCGGGTACTGCTCCCTCGTCCGCCGCCCCGGTGACCGGGGACACTCCCAGGGTAGCGGCGGAACCGCAACAGCACCTGTGCACGCGCGACCCGGGTTGGCCGGGCCTCCACGACCTCTGCTACGGTGGCCGCAGGTCCGAGTTCCGGACCTGCGGACGAGGGCGCAGTACCCGCAAAGCGACAAGACTGACCATGAAGGTCGTCTCGTGTCGCTTCTTGCCGGTGGAACCGTCCCCGCCTCCGCTTCGCCGCACACCGCGACCCTCTTGGCGCCGCGCTCTCCCGCCGACGTGCCTCCGGCACACAGCGAAGGGAGACTCCGTGGACGCGCTCTTCGGATCCATCATCGGCGTGATCATCCTCCTCGTCATCCTTGGGATCTCGCGGGCGTTCGCACGCGGATACCGCCACGGGGTGCGCTACGACGATCTGACGGTCGACCGGCTGCATGCCCTGACGGAGGGCGATCTCGCGGCGCTCGAGACGCGCGACGTGGACGCGTGGCTACGCCTGCGCGCCCTGGAGCGGCGCATGAGCGGCCTGCGCCGCCGGGCCGCCGAGCTCCGGGCCGACCGCTGACGCCCGCCCGCCCCCTTCTCCTTCCCCCGCTCCCGCTCACCTGACCACCCGAAGAGGACCCCATGGCCACGACGCGCACTCGCGACCAGGCAGACCACGACACCTCCCGACGACCCCTCGGAGGCCGTTTCGTCGGTTCCGCCGCCAACTACCTCGACGAGCGCACCAGCATCTCCGGACTGATGAAGGAGCTGGGGCGCAAGGTGTTCCCCGACCACTGGTCGTTCATGCTGGGCGAGATCGCCCTGTGGGCGTTCGTCGTGGTGTTCATCACGGGCACGTTCCTCACGTTCTTCTTCCAGGCGTCGATGGTCCCCACGCACTACACCGGTGCGTACGCCCCGATGCGCGGCATGGAGATGACGGCCGCGTTCGACTCGGCCCTGCGGATCTCGTTCGACATCCGCGGTGGGCTGCTCGTGCGGCAGATGCACCACTGGGCGGCGTTGGTGTTCGTCGCCGGGATCGGCCTGCACATGCTGCGGGTGTTCTTCACCGGTGCGTTCCGCAAGCCGCGCGAGCTGAACTGGGTGATCGGCTTCGTGCTGTTCATCCTGGCGATGGCCGAGGGCTTCACCGGTTATTCCCTGCCCGACGACCTGCTCTCGGGCAACGGTCTGCGCATCATCGACGGCATGATCAAGGGCCTGCCCCTGATCGGCACCTGGACCTCGTTCCTCCTCTTCGGCGGCGAGTTCCCCGGCACCGACATCATCGGACGGCTCTACACGCTGCACATCTTGATCCTGCCGATGCTCGTCATCGCGCTGATCGCCCTTCACCTGATCCTGATGATCGTGAACAAGCACACGCAGTTCGCCGGCCCCGGCCGCACGAACGACAACGTCGTGGGCTACCCGATCATGCCGGTCTACGCGGCGAAGATGGGCGGGTTCTTCTTCCTCGTGTTCGGCGTGATCGCGCTGCTGGGCACCTTCTTCCAGATCCTGCCGTTCTGGGTGTATGGGCCGTACGACCCCTCGCCCATCTCGGCGGGCACGCAGCCGGACTGGTACATCGGCTTCGCGGACGGTGCGCTGCGCCTCGCCCCGCCGAACTGGGACGTGGTGCTGTTCGACCGCACCTGGTCGTTCGGCATCATCGTGCCGGTGGCCGTGATGGGGCTGTTCATCCTCACCGTGCTGTTCTATCCGTTCATCGAGGCGTGGGTCACGGGCGACAAGCGCGAGCACCACATCGCCGAACGACCGCGCAACGCGGCCACGCGCACGGCCATCGGTGTCGCGGGCGTCCTCTTCTATGCGGTGCTGTGGGCGGCGGCGTCGTCCGACCTCATCGCCACGCACTTCATGCTCACGATGGAGGGCGTGATCCACACACTCCAGGCGCTGCTGATCCTCGGTCCCGTGCTCGGGTACGTCCTGACGAAGCGGATCTGCCTGGCGCTGCAGAAGAAGGACCGCGAGATCGTGCTGCACGGCTTCGAGACGGGTCGCATCGTGCGACTGCCCGGCGGCGAGTTCGTCGAGGTGCACCAGCCCGTCGACGAGTACGAGCGCTGGAAACTCATCGACGTGGAGTCGTATCAGCCGCTGGTCGTGCGGCCGAACGCGAAGGGGCGCATTCCGTGGCATCAGAACCTGCGCGCCGCGGTGTCGCGGTGGTTCTTCGAGGACAGGCTGCTGCCGCTCACCAGGGCTGAGGTGCACGCGGCCGACAGCGCCCACGGGTCGCACGCGGCGGTGGAGGCTCCGGACACGGACGGCACCGCGGGAGACGGCCCGGAGCATGGCGCACAGACCGACCGTTGACGCAGGCAGGCTCCGCGGGGTGCGGGTGGCCCTCGGCGTGGGGGTGGTCGTGGTCGCGTTCCTCGTCGCTGGAACACCGGCGGCCCTGGGGGCGTTCGCCGTCGTGGTCGGGTTCGGCGCGGTCCGCCGTGCCCGGCGCCGCCCGGAGCGAC of the Microbacterium sufflavum genome contains:
- the qcrB gene encoding cytochrome bc1 complex cytochrome b subunit; its protein translation is MATTRTRDQADHDTSRRPLGGRFVGSAANYLDERTSISGLMKELGRKVFPDHWSFMLGEIALWAFVVVFITGTFLTFFFQASMVPTHYTGAYAPMRGMEMTAAFDSALRISFDIRGGLLVRQMHHWAALVFVAGIGLHMLRVFFTGAFRKPRELNWVIGFVLFILAMAEGFTGYSLPDDLLSGNGLRIIDGMIKGLPLIGTWTSFLLFGGEFPGTDIIGRLYTLHILILPMLVIALIALHLILMIVNKHTQFAGPGRTNDNVVGYPIMPVYAAKMGGFFFLVFGVIALLGTFFQILPFWVYGPYDPSPISAGTQPDWYIGFADGALRLAPPNWDVVLFDRTWSFGIIVPVAVMGLFILTVLFYPFIEAWVTGDKREHHIAERPRNAATRTAIGVAGVLFYAVLWAAASSDLIATHFMLTMEGVIHTLQALLILGPVLGYVLTKRICLALQKKDREIVLHGFETGRIVRLPGGEFVEVHQPVDEYERWKLIDVESYQPLVVRPNAKGRIPWHQNLRAAVSRWFFEDRLLPLTRAEVHAADSAHGSHAAVEAPDTDGTAGDGPEHGAQTDR